One Rosa chinensis cultivar Old Blush chromosome 5, RchiOBHm-V2, whole genome shotgun sequence genomic region harbors:
- the LOC112202393 gene encoding 60S ribosomal protein L10a, with the protein MSKLQSDTLREAISIIMAASKEKSRKFTETIELQIGLKNYDPQKDKRFSGSVKLPHIPRPKMKVCMLGDAQHVEEAQKIGLEYMDVEALKKLNKNKKLVKKLAKKYHAFLASEAVIKQIPRLLGPGLNKAGKFPTLVSHQESLESKISETKATIKFQLKKVLCMGVAVGNVSMEEKQIFQNVQLSVNFLVSLLKKNWQNVKCLNLKTTMGKPYRIY; encoded by the exons ATGAG TAAGCTTCAGAGTGATACTCTCAGGGAGGCTATCTCTATCATCATGGCCGCTTCCAAGGAAAAGAGTCGAAAGTTCACAGAAACTATAGAACTTCAGATTGGGCTGAAAAATTATGATCCCCAAAAGGACAAGCGTTTCAGTGGTTCTGTTAAGTTGCCACACATTCCTCGTCCAAAGATGAAGGTCTGCATGCTTGGAGATGCTCAGCATGTTGAAGAG GCTCAGAAGATCGGTTTGGAGTACATGGATGTAGAAGCGCTGAAGAAGttaaacaagaacaagaaattgGTTAAGAAACTGGCTAAGAAGTACCATGCCTttttagcatcagaagctgttaTCAAGCAGATTCCCCGTCTTTTGGGTCCTGGTCTCAACAAGGCAG GAAAGTTCCCAACCCTTGTTTCTCACCAAGAATCCCTAGAGTCTAAAATTTCTGAGACAAAGGCAACAATTAAGTTCCAATTGAAGAAGGTTCTTTGCATGGGAGTTGCTGTAGGGAATGTCTCAATGGAGGAGAAGCAAATCTTCCAAAATGTGCAATTGAGTGTGAACTTCCTTGTTTcactattgaaaaaaaattggcaAAAT GTAAAGTGCTTGAACCTGAAGACCACTATGGGGAAGCCATATCGCATTTATTAG